A single genomic interval of Nonomuraea rubra harbors:
- the glmU gene encoding bifunctional UDP-N-acetylglucosamine diphosphorylase/glucosamine-1-phosphate N-acetyltransferase GlmU, translated as MSVPRPAAVIVLAAGEGTRMKSQTPKVLHEVCGRALVDHMLAAARDLGPEQLIVVIGHALERVGGHLAATSPDARAVVQREQRGTGHAVRTVIEEVGTISGTVLVTYGDVPLLRTQTLTDLLERHAAEGNAVTVLTAEVPDPTGYGRIIRDEAGAVLEIVEEKDASPEQRAIREMNSGIYAFDGLLLADAVKRVSTDNAQGEEYLTDVLSILRRDGHRVGACVAGDFVEVEGVNDRVQLAAARKVLNQRLLERHMRAGVTIVDPGSTWIDVGVRIGPDAVVHPGTQLHGATVIESGAEVGPATTLTDTLVGEGAVVRNTVADHAEIGPEASVGPYAYLRPGTVLGRRSKAGTFVEMKNTKVGERSKVPHLTYAGDATIGEDVNIGASTVFVNYDGVNKHHTTVRDGAFIGCDTMLVAPLTVNEGAYTAAGSTITNDVPPGAMGVARARQRNIEKWVLRRRAGTKSAAHAQRALAEQEQENQQ; from the coding sequence GTGAGTGTGCCGCGCCCGGCAGCCGTGATCGTCCTCGCCGCCGGCGAGGGCACCCGGATGAAGAGCCAGACCCCGAAAGTCCTGCATGAGGTGTGCGGCCGCGCGCTGGTCGACCACATGCTCGCCGCCGCCCGCGACCTCGGTCCCGAGCAGCTCATCGTCGTCATCGGCCACGCGCTGGAGCGGGTCGGCGGCCACCTGGCCGCCACCAGCCCCGACGCCCGCGCCGTCGTGCAGCGGGAGCAGCGCGGCACCGGCCACGCCGTGCGGACGGTGATCGAAGAGGTCGGCACGATCTCCGGCACCGTCCTCGTCACCTACGGCGACGTGCCTCTCCTGCGCACCCAGACCCTCACCGACCTGCTCGAACGGCACGCCGCCGAGGGCAACGCGGTCACCGTGCTGACGGCCGAGGTGCCCGACCCGACCGGTTACGGCCGGATCATCCGCGACGAGGCCGGCGCCGTGCTGGAGATCGTCGAGGAGAAGGACGCCAGCCCGGAGCAGCGCGCCATCAGGGAGATGAACTCCGGCATCTACGCCTTCGACGGCCTGCTCCTGGCCGACGCCGTCAAGCGTGTGTCCACCGACAACGCCCAGGGCGAGGAGTACCTCACCGACGTCCTGTCCATCCTGCGCCGCGACGGCCACCGGGTGGGCGCCTGCGTCGCCGGCGACTTCGTCGAGGTCGAGGGCGTCAACGACCGCGTGCAGCTCGCCGCCGCCCGCAAGGTGCTCAACCAGCGCCTGCTGGAGCGGCACATGCGCGCCGGCGTCACGATCGTCGACCCCGGCAGCACCTGGATCGACGTCGGCGTGCGCATCGGCCCCGACGCCGTCGTCCACCCCGGCACCCAGCTCCACGGCGCCACCGTCATCGAGTCCGGCGCCGAGGTCGGCCCCGCCACCACGCTGACCGACACCCTCGTCGGCGAGGGCGCGGTGGTCCGCAACACCGTCGCCGACCACGCCGAGATCGGCCCCGAGGCCAGCGTCGGGCCGTACGCCTACTTGCGCCCCGGCACCGTGCTCGGCCGCAGGTCCAAGGCCGGCACGTTCGTCGAGATGAAGAACACCAAGGTCGGCGAGCGCTCCAAGGTGCCGCACCTGACCTACGCCGGTGACGCCACCATCGGCGAGGACGTGAACATCGGCGCCTCCACCGTCTTCGTCAACTACGACGGGGTCAACAAGCACCACACCACCGTGCGCGACGGCGCGTTCATCGGGTGCGACACCATGCTGGTCGCTCCCCTGACGGTTAACGAAGGCGCCTACACGGCGGCGGGTTCGACCATCACCAACGACGTTCCGCCGGGCGCGATGGGTGTGGCACGTGCGCGACAGCGCAACATCGAGAAATGGGTCTTGCGCAGGCGCGCGGGCACGAAGTCGGCCGCGCACGCACAACGGGCGCTGGCCGAGCAAGAGCAGGAGAATCAGCAGTGA
- a CDS encoding RNA degradosome polyphosphate kinase, which yields MSAEPFEPANDLPLPQERFLNREESWLQFNLRVLELAEDPSLPLLERVRFLAIFASNLDEFFRVRVAGLKRRMATGLLLRTKSGLKPREELVRIATIADDLARRHAAAFHRQICPQLATEGIEIVRWDDLGREERTELRKLFRERIRPVLTPLAVDPAHPFPYISGLSLNLAVLVRNPATDHTVFARVKVPSQLPRFVQASKDRFVPLEDVIAAHLGQLFKGMEILQHHVFRVTRNEDLDVDEDVTENLMQALEKELLKRRFGPPVRLEVEDTITPEVLAPLVEELELAPHEIYRLPGPLDLTGLHAIADLDRGELSYRPFVPAEVINAEDDIFSTLRERDVLLHHPYDSFATSVQRFIEVAANDPRVLAIKQTLYRTSGDSPIVDALIDAAEAGKQVVVVVEIKARFDEHANISWARKLERAGCHVVYGVVGLKTHCKLALVVRQEASGELRRYCHIGTGNYNPKTARQYEDFGLLTADPLVGEDVTDLFIHLTGYSHHSAYRRLLVAPHSMRSGLVARIEREIAHQQAGRPARIRIKTNSLVDEPIIDALYRASRAGVPVDLCVRGICILRPGIPDLSENIRVRSVLGRFLEHSRVYEFGLGRRPEVWIGSADLMRRNLDRRVEALVKVTSQQHKAYLIDLMDQAMADTTTTWWLNSDGTWVRHLGEDMQSRLIGTRRWRTVDD from the coding sequence ATGTCCGCGGAACCGTTCGAGCCTGCCAATGACCTGCCCCTGCCACAGGAGCGCTTTCTCAACCGCGAGGAGAGCTGGCTCCAGTTCAACCTGCGCGTGCTCGAACTGGCCGAGGATCCCTCGCTGCCACTGCTCGAACGGGTGCGCTTCCTGGCCATCTTCGCCAGCAACCTGGACGAGTTCTTCCGGGTGCGGGTCGCCGGGCTCAAGCGGCGCATGGCCACGGGCCTGCTGCTGCGCACCAAGAGCGGGCTCAAGCCGCGCGAGGAGCTGGTGCGGATCGCCACGATCGCGGACGATCTGGCCAGGCGGCACGCGGCGGCCTTCCACCGGCAGATCTGCCCGCAGCTAGCGACCGAGGGCATCGAGATCGTCCGGTGGGACGATCTGGGCCGCGAGGAGCGCACGGAGCTGCGCAAGCTGTTCAGGGAGCGGATCAGGCCCGTCCTGACGCCGCTCGCCGTGGACCCCGCCCACCCGTTTCCGTATATTTCCGGGCTCAGCCTGAACCTGGCGGTCCTGGTGCGGAATCCGGCGACCGATCACACCGTGTTCGCCCGGGTCAAGGTTCCTTCGCAGCTGCCCAGGTTCGTCCAGGCGTCGAAGGACCGGTTCGTACCGCTCGAAGACGTCATCGCCGCCCATCTCGGGCAGCTCTTCAAGGGCATGGAGATCCTCCAGCACCACGTCTTCCGCGTGACCAGGAACGAGGATCTCGACGTGGACGAGGACGTCACGGAGAACCTCATGCAGGCCCTGGAGAAGGAGCTGCTCAAGCGGCGCTTCGGCCCTCCCGTACGGCTGGAGGTCGAGGACACCATCACGCCCGAGGTGCTGGCGCCGCTCGTGGAGGAGCTGGAGCTGGCCCCGCACGAGATCTACCGGCTGCCCGGACCGCTCGACCTGACCGGCCTGCACGCCATCGCCGACCTCGACAGGGGCGAGCTGAGCTACCGGCCGTTCGTGCCCGCCGAGGTGATCAACGCCGAGGACGACATCTTCTCGACGCTGCGCGAGCGCGACGTGCTGCTGCACCACCCGTACGACTCGTTCGCCACCAGCGTGCAGCGCTTCATCGAGGTGGCCGCCAACGACCCGCGCGTGCTGGCGATCAAGCAGACCCTCTACCGGACCAGCGGCGACTCCCCCATCGTGGACGCCCTCATCGACGCGGCGGAGGCGGGCAAGCAGGTCGTCGTGGTCGTGGAGATCAAGGCCCGCTTCGACGAGCACGCCAACATCTCCTGGGCCCGCAAGCTGGAGCGGGCCGGCTGCCACGTCGTCTACGGCGTGGTCGGGCTGAAGACCCACTGCAAGCTCGCCCTCGTCGTCCGCCAGGAGGCCTCCGGCGAGCTGCGCCGCTACTGCCACATCGGCACCGGCAACTACAACCCCAAGACCGCCCGCCAGTACGAGGACTTCGGCCTGCTCACGGCCGACCCGCTGGTCGGCGAGGACGTGACGGACCTGTTCATCCACCTGACCGGCTACTCCCACCACTCCGCCTACCGGCGGCTGCTGGTCGCGCCGCACTCGATGCGCAGCGGGCTGGTGGCCAGGATCGAGCGGGAGATCGCCCACCAGCAGGCCGGGCGGCCCGCCCGGATCAGGATCAAGACGAACTCCCTGGTGGACGAGCCGATCATCGACGCGCTCTACCGGGCGTCCAGGGCGGGCGTCCCGGTGGACCTCTGCGTGCGCGGCATCTGCATCCTGCGTCCGGGCATTCCCGACCTGTCGGAGAACATCCGCGTGCGTTCGGTGCTGGGCCGCTTCCTCGAACACTCCAGGGTGTACGAGTTCGGCCTGGGCAGGCGGCCAGAGGTGTGGATCGGCAGCGCCGACCTGATGCGCAGGAATCTGGACAGGCGCGTCGAAGCCCTGGTCAAGGTGACCTCCCAGCAGCACAAGGCCTACCTCATCGACCTGATGGACCAGGCCATGGCCGACACCACCACCACGTGGTGGCTGAACTCCGACGGCACCTGGGTCCGCCATCTCGGCGAGGACATGCAGAGCCGTCTCATCGGTACGCGTCGATGGAGGACCGTTGATGACTGA
- the pth gene encoding aminoacyl-tRNA hydrolase, translated as MDRWLIAGLGNPGAEYAGNRHNAGFMVLDELAARASGRFKAHKSRAEVCETSTAILAKPLTYMNLSGGPVKALSDFYKIGPERLIVVHDELDVPYGALRAKLGGGDNGHNGLKSITKVLGTRDYLRVRFGIGRPPGRMDPASFVLRDFATMERKDLPFLVDRAADVVESLMARGLEATQNEFHRADLHISGPPR; from the coding sequence ATGGATCGCTGGCTGATCGCCGGACTGGGCAACCCGGGGGCCGAATACGCGGGCAACCGGCACAACGCGGGCTTCATGGTGCTCGACGAGCTGGCAGCCAGGGCGAGCGGGCGGTTCAAGGCGCACAAGAGCAGGGCCGAGGTGTGCGAGACCAGCACCGCCATCCTGGCCAAGCCCCTGACGTACATGAACCTCTCCGGCGGGCCCGTCAAGGCGCTCTCCGACTTCTACAAGATCGGCCCGGAGCGGCTGATCGTCGTCCACGACGAGCTGGACGTGCCGTACGGCGCGCTGCGCGCCAAGCTGGGCGGCGGCGACAACGGCCACAACGGGCTCAAGTCCATCACCAAGGTCCTCGGCACCCGTGACTACCTGCGGGTCCGCTTCGGCATCGGGCGCCCGCCCGGCCGCATGGACCCGGCCTCCTTCGTGCTGCGCGACTTCGCCACCATGGAGCGCAAGGACCTGCCCTTCCTCGTGGACCGGGCGGCCGACGTCGTGGAGTCGCTGATGGCCCGCGGCCTGGAGGCCACCCAGAACGAGTTCCACCGGGCTGATCTGCACATTTCCGGCCCTCCTCGCTGA
- a CDS encoding NUDIX hydrolase, with translation MTDLLRAAGAVVWRGDESSPEVAVIHRPNYDDWTLPKGKMKSGEHVIAAGLREVREETGLTVLLGRALPPVHYMSAGRLKRVDYWVARAVADDGFEPGEEVDELRWLPVAEARRLLTYEWDAGLLRALGAAPLATVPLLLVRHGSAGSRSEWQGDDAARPLDTYGLSQAANLATALPAYRPELLLSSPSTRCVQTLEPYAGGTGAEIRTEPLLSEESQDPEKTPALVGSLSAPAAVCSHGKVLPGLIEALSGKDVHLRKGSFGVLHRAGGRVVSVERYPT, from the coding sequence ATGACTGACCTGCTCCGCGCCGCCGGAGCCGTGGTCTGGAGGGGCGACGAGAGCAGCCCCGAGGTGGCCGTCATCCACCGCCCGAACTACGACGACTGGACCCTCCCCAAGGGCAAGATGAAGTCCGGGGAGCACGTGATCGCCGCCGGCCTCCGCGAGGTCCGCGAGGAGACCGGCCTGACCGTGCTGCTCGGCCGCGCGCTGCCGCCCGTCCACTACATGAGCGCCGGCCGGCTCAAGCGGGTCGACTACTGGGTGGCGCGGGCCGTCGCCGACGACGGCTTCGAGCCGGGCGAGGAGGTGGACGAGCTGCGCTGGCTGCCCGTGGCGGAGGCCAGGCGGCTGCTGACGTACGAGTGGGACGCCGGGCTGCTGCGGGCCCTGGGCGCCGCGCCGCTGGCCACGGTGCCCCTCCTCCTCGTCCGGCACGGCTCGGCCGGCTCCAGGAGCGAGTGGCAGGGCGACGACGCCGCGCGGCCCCTCGACACCTACGGGCTCTCCCAGGCGGCGAACCTGGCCACCGCGCTGCCCGCCTACCGGCCCGAGCTGCTGCTGAGCTCCCCCAGCACCCGCTGCGTGCAGACGCTGGAGCCGTACGCGGGCGGGACGGGGGCGGAGATCAGGACCGAGCCGCTGCTCAGCGAGGAGAGCCAGGACCCGGAGAAGACCCCCGCCCTGGTCGGGAGCCTTTCCGCACCCGCGGCCGTGTGCAGCCACGGCAAGGTGCTGCCCGGCCTGATCGAGGCCCTCAGCGGCAAGGACGTGCACCTGCGCAAGGGCTCGTTCGGGGTGCTGCACAGGGCCGGCGGGCGGGTCGTCAGCGTCGAGCGTTACCCGACCTGA
- a CDS encoding acyl-CoA desaturase, which translates to MTVVAERSAPAPKPDFEAEPKSKSELFTFGLVVGLPLVAIAAAVPFAWGWGLGWTDIAIAFVFYVVSGLGVTVGLHRYFTHGSFKAKRPLKIAMGIAGSLSLEMSVLDWVATHRKHHKFSDKEGDPHSPWRFGPGFKNMAKGLLYAHMGWLFESERTNREKYAPDLCKDQDVLKLHKWFGPIALTSILLPGVLGMLFTWSWQGGLTALFWGSLVRIGLLHHVTWSINSICHVFGEEDFQVRDKSRNVWWLAIPSFGESWHNLHHSDPTCARHGALKGQIDLSAGLIRIFEKLGWVYDVRWPTPERLAAKRIA; encoded by the coding sequence ATGACCGTTGTCGCCGAGCGCTCTGCACCTGCCCCCAAGCCCGATTTCGAAGCCGAACCGAAGTCGAAGTCCGAGCTGTTCACCTTCGGCCTGGTCGTCGGACTGCCCCTGGTCGCGATCGCGGCCGCCGTGCCGTTCGCGTGGGGATGGGGACTCGGCTGGACGGACATCGCCATCGCCTTCGTCTTCTACGTGGTCTCCGGCCTGGGCGTCACCGTCGGCCTGCACCGCTACTTCACGCACGGCTCCTTCAAGGCCAAGCGGCCGCTGAAGATCGCCATGGGCATCGCGGGCAGCCTGTCCCTGGAGATGTCCGTGCTGGACTGGGTCGCCACGCACCGCAAGCACCACAAGTTCTCCGACAAGGAGGGCGACCCGCACTCGCCGTGGCGCTTCGGCCCCGGGTTCAAGAACATGGCCAAGGGCCTGCTCTACGCCCACATGGGCTGGCTGTTCGAGAGCGAGCGCACCAACAGGGAGAAGTACGCTCCCGACCTGTGCAAGGACCAGGACGTGCTGAAGCTGCACAAGTGGTTCGGCCCGATCGCCCTCACCTCGATCCTGCTGCCGGGCGTGCTGGGCATGCTGTTCACCTGGTCCTGGCAGGGCGGCCTGACCGCGCTGTTCTGGGGCTCGCTGGTACGCATCGGCCTGCTGCACCACGTGACCTGGTCGATCAACTCGATCTGCCACGTCTTCGGCGAGGAGGACTTCCAGGTCCGCGACAAGTCCCGCAACGTGTGGTGGCTGGCCATCCCGTCCTTCGGCGAGTCGTGGCACAACCTGCACCACTCCGACCCGACCTGCGCCAGGCACGGCGCGCTCAAGGGCCAGATCGACCTGAGCGCCGGCCTGATCCGGATCTTCGAGAAGCTGGGATGGGTGTACGACGTGCGCTGGCCGACGCCTGAGCGGCTGGCGGCGAAGCGCATTGCCTAG
- a CDS encoding ribose-phosphate diphosphokinase — MTSIKQPGEKNLMLFSGRAHPELAAEVAEHVGVSLTPTKLIDFANGEIYARYLESVRGCDAFVIQSHTGPINKWIMEQLIMVDALKRASAKRITVVMPFYGYARQDKKGRGREPITARLIADMFKTAGADRLMSIDLHTSQIQGFFDGPVDHLFAMPVLESYLKNKLDLENTTVVSPDTGRVRLSERWADTLGTPLAFIHKRRDLDVANSVKVSEVVGKVRGRTCVLIDDMIDTAGTICKASDALYEQGATNVIVAATHAVFSDPAVDRLKNSRISEVIVTNTLPLSQASRFDKLTVLSIAPLIARAITEIFQDGSVTSLFEGDT; from the coding sequence GTGACCAGCATCAAGCAGCCCGGAGAGAAGAACCTCATGCTCTTCTCCGGGCGGGCCCACCCGGAGCTGGCCGCGGAGGTCGCAGAGCACGTCGGCGTCTCCCTCACCCCCACCAAACTCATCGACTTCGCCAACGGTGAGATCTACGCCCGCTATCTGGAGTCCGTACGCGGCTGCGACGCCTTCGTCATCCAGAGCCACACCGGGCCCATCAACAAGTGGATCATGGAACAGCTCATCATGGTCGACGCGCTCAAGCGGGCCTCCGCCAAGCGCATCACCGTGGTCATGCCGTTCTACGGCTACGCCCGGCAGGACAAGAAGGGCCGAGGCCGCGAGCCCATCACGGCCAGGCTCATCGCCGACATGTTCAAGACCGCGGGTGCCGACCGGCTGATGTCGATCGACCTGCACACCTCCCAGATCCAGGGCTTCTTCGACGGCCCGGTGGACCACCTGTTCGCCATGCCGGTCCTGGAGAGCTACCTCAAGAACAAGCTCGACCTGGAGAACACCACCGTCGTCTCGCCCGACACCGGCCGCGTGCGGCTGTCGGAGCGCTGGGCCGACACGCTCGGCACGCCGCTGGCGTTCATCCACAAGCGCCGCGACCTCGACGTGGCCAACTCGGTGAAGGTCAGCGAGGTCGTGGGCAAGGTGCGGGGCCGTACCTGCGTGCTGATCGACGACATGATCGACACCGCGGGGACGATCTGCAAGGCCTCCGACGCCCTCTACGAGCAGGGCGCCACCAACGTCATCGTGGCCGCCACCCACGCGGTCTTCTCCGACCCGGCCGTCGATCGCCTCAAGAACTCCCGGATCTCCGAGGTCATCGTCACCAACACGCTGCCGCTGTCGCAGGCGTCCCGGTTCGACAAGCTCACCGTGCTGTCGATCGCGCCGCTCATCGCCCGCGCCATCACGGAGATCTTCCAGGACGGCTCCGTCACGAGCCTGTTCGAGGGCGACACGTAA
- a CDS encoding TetR/AcrR family transcriptional regulator, with protein sequence METVTEPRSRRRMSGSERREQLIQISRTLFAEKGFDGTSIEEIAATAQVSKPVVYEHFGGKEGVYAVVVDREMQKLLGMITEALAASHSLIKLERAALALLRYIEESSEGFRILVRDSHAASGTGTFASLISEIASQVEDVLADEFAARGYDPKLAPMYAQMLVGMVALTGQWWLDVRKPGREEVAAHLVNLAWNGLTGLNPNPTITATSRAVTNAAKPPQPRQTSEKELRELEKAREKELKEAEKVRQRELKEAEKARVRELKERERLLKEAEKAREREEKIRQREARLAERAARLEQVDHPE encoded by the coding sequence ATGGAAACCGTGACCGAACCCCGATCTCGCAGGCGCATGTCCGGTAGCGAGCGAAGAGAGCAGCTGATCCAGATCAGCCGCACCCTCTTCGCGGAGAAGGGGTTCGACGGGACCTCTATCGAAGAGATCGCAGCGACCGCACAGGTGTCGAAACCCGTGGTGTACGAGCATTTCGGCGGCAAGGAAGGCGTCTACGCGGTCGTCGTCGACCGCGAGATGCAGAAGCTGCTCGGCATGATCACCGAGGCCCTGGCCGCCTCCCATTCCCTCATCAAGCTGGAGCGGGCCGCGCTGGCCCTGCTCCGCTACATCGAGGAGAGCAGCGAGGGCTTCCGCATCCTCGTGCGCGATTCCCACGCCGCCTCCGGCACCGGCACGTTCGCGAGCCTGATCAGCGAGATCGCCAGTCAGGTCGAGGACGTGCTGGCCGACGAGTTCGCGGCCCGCGGCTACGACCCCAAGCTGGCCCCGATGTACGCCCAGATGCTGGTCGGCATGGTCGCCCTGACCGGCCAGTGGTGGCTCGACGTGCGCAAGCCGGGCCGCGAGGAGGTCGCCGCCCACCTGGTCAACCTGGCCTGGAACGGCCTGACCGGGCTCAACCCCAATCCGACGATCACCGCCACCAGCCGGGCCGTGACGAACGCCGCCAAGCCGCCGCAGCCGCGCCAGACCAGCGAGAAGGAGCTGCGCGAGCTGGAGAAGGCCCGCGAGAAGGAGCTCAAGGAGGCGGAGAAGGTCCGCCAGCGGGAGCTCAAGGAGGCCGAGAAGGCCCGCGTACGCGAGCTGAAGGAGCGCGAGCGGCTACTGAAGGAGGCCGAGAAGGCCCGCGAGCGGGAGGAGAAGATCCGCCAGCGGGAGGCCAGGCTCGCCGAGCGCGCCGCCCGTCTCGAACAGGTAGATCATCCCGAGTGA
- a CDS encoding cytochrome P450, with product MRSLPTIPFERSSLLEVPEAYRELRAEKGIAKVRTPAGDEVWLVSGYEDARALFNDGRLGRSHPDPDNAPRLSGSPLLGGPRGDVATEKAEHDRMRRLFMPAFSARRMKRLSGHVGTLVDERLEHLAKLTPPADLHAELSFPLPVLVICQLLGVPFEDREYFSGLSYRMGDMRDRERAQAAMDEMSAYTAGLIERKRHEPAEDVLSDLAKELDDDGTIAELAGSLLFAGHETTVNRIDFGVLLLLANPGQLGLLRADPGLAQGAVEEILRLASPSLHGLARYAHEDIEIGGLTIRRGEAVVITPGAANRDERIYPDPDAFDLRRPLTDPHLSFGYGPRFCIGASLARVELEAVFSRLFQRLPTLRLAVPERELPRTEGRIADGYAELPVTW from the coding sequence ATGAGGAGCCTTCCTACCATCCCCTTCGAACGCAGCAGTCTGCTCGAGGTGCCCGAGGCGTACCGGGAACTGCGGGCGGAGAAGGGCATCGCGAAGGTACGCACTCCGGCGGGCGACGAGGTCTGGCTGGTCAGCGGGTACGAGGACGCCCGCGCCCTGTTCAACGACGGCCGGCTGGGACGCTCACACCCGGACCCGGACAACGCGCCACGCCTGTCGGGCTCGCCGCTGCTCGGCGGGCCCCGCGGCGACGTGGCCACGGAGAAGGCCGAGCACGACCGCATGCGCAGGTTGTTCATGCCGGCCTTCTCCGCTCGCCGCATGAAGCGGCTCAGCGGGCACGTCGGCACGCTGGTGGACGAGCGGCTGGAGCACCTCGCCAAGCTCACGCCGCCGGCGGATCTGCACGCCGAGCTGTCCTTCCCGCTTCCCGTGCTGGTGATCTGCCAGCTCCTGGGCGTCCCGTTCGAGGACAGGGAGTACTTCAGCGGCCTGTCGTACCGGATGGGCGACATGCGCGACCGGGAGCGGGCGCAGGCCGCCATGGACGAGATGAGCGCGTACACGGCGGGCCTGATCGAGCGCAAGCGGCACGAGCCGGCCGAGGACGTCCTGTCGGACCTGGCGAAGGAGCTGGACGACGACGGGACGATCGCCGAGCTGGCCGGATCGTTGCTGTTCGCCGGGCACGAGACGACCGTCAACCGCATCGACTTCGGCGTGCTGCTCCTGCTCGCCAACCCTGGCCAGCTCGGCCTGCTCAGGGCCGATCCGGGGCTGGCGCAGGGGGCGGTCGAGGAGATCCTGCGCCTGGCCTCGCCCAGCCTGCACGGCCTGGCCAGGTACGCGCACGAGGACATCGAGATCGGCGGCCTGACGATCCGCAGGGGAGAGGCCGTCGTGATCACACCGGGGGCGGCCAACCGGGACGAGCGGATCTATCCGGATCCGGACGCGTTCGACCTGCGCCGCCCGCTGACCGACCCGCACCTGAGCTTCGGGTACGGCCCGCGCTTCTGCATCGGCGCCAGCCTGGCCAGGGTCGAGCTGGAGGCGGTCTTCAGCCGCCTGTTCCAGCGCCTGCCCACGCTGCGGCTGGCCGTGCCGGAGCGGGAGCTGCCCCGCACGGAGGGGAGGATCGCCGACGGGTACGCCGAGCTGCCCGTCACGTGGTGA
- a CDS encoding 50S ribosomal protein L25/general stress protein Ctc — protein sequence MSEVRIAAEPRTTFGKGAARKIRRADKVPAVLYGHGIDPKHLTLPGHEVLLALRTPNVLIHLKGEGVDELALPKGVQRDPIKGFVEHVDLLLVKRGEKVTVEIPVTTVGDVNSEGLLDQQLVSVAVEAEATHIPTGVEVDVEGLEIGTVVTAADLKLPKGATLVADAETVILQVINKPVEAPAEEAEEAAEGETAEAAEGETAEAPAAE from the coding sequence GTGTCCGAAGTACGTATCGCCGCCGAGCCGCGCACCACGTTCGGCAAGGGCGCCGCTCGCAAGATCCGCCGCGCCGACAAGGTGCCCGCCGTCCTCTACGGGCACGGCATCGACCCCAAGCACCTGACCCTGCCGGGCCACGAGGTGCTGCTCGCCCTGCGCACCCCCAACGTGCTGATCCACCTCAAGGGTGAGGGCGTCGACGAGCTCGCCCTGCCCAAGGGCGTGCAGCGCGACCCGATCAAGGGCTTCGTCGAGCACGTCGACCTGCTCCTGGTCAAGCGCGGCGAGAAGGTCACCGTCGAGATCCCGGTCACCACGGTCGGCGACGTCAACTCCGAGGGCCTGCTCGACCAGCAGCTCGTCTCCGTCGCCGTGGAGGCCGAGGCCACCCACATCCCGACGGGTGTCGAGGTCGATGTCGAGGGCCTGGAGATCGGCACGGTCGTCACCGCCGCCGACCTCAAGCTCCCGAAGGGCGCCACCCTGGTCGCCGACGCCGAGACCGTCATCCTCCAGGTCATCAACAAGCCGGTCGAGGCCCCCGCCGAGGAGGCCGAGGAGGCTGCCGAGGGCGAGACCGCCGAGGCCGCCGAGGGCGAGACCGCGGAGGCTCCCGCCGCCGAGTAG